In the genome of Paenibacillus sp. GP183, the window AGCATCTGGCCCACGGTGAGAAACGGAAGCTGGAAATCGCCATGCTGCTTGCGCTGAAATCGGAGCTCTTGCTGCTTGACGAGCCGACAGCCGGCATTTCCATCGAGGAGGTTCCGACAATCCTTGACGTGCTGCGCCGCATTAAGGAGCAGGGGGATAAAACGATTCTCCTGATCGAACATAAGATGGACATGGTGCTTGACTTATCAGACAGCATCACCGTATTGTTCAACGGGAAGTTTCTGGCGAATGGTTCTCCACAGGACATCATGAACAATGAATTGGTACAGTCGGCTTACTTGGGAGGGCATTATGATGACGCTTCTTAAGGTAGAGCAAATTGAAACCTATATCCAGCAGTATCACATTCTTCAAGGAGTTTCCTTCGAGGTGCAAAAAGGTGAAATTACGGTGCTTTTTGGCCGGAATGGAGCCGGCAAAACGACGACACTGCGATCGATTCTGGGACTGAATCCGATTTCCAAAGGCCGCATTACTTTTCGCGGAGAAAGCATCGGCGCTCTTCCCACCTATGAAATCTCCCGCAAAGGCATCGGTTATGTGCCTGAGGATCAAGGCGTTTTCAAGGATTTAACGGTGGAGGAAAACATGCGGATTTCTATTCTCAAGAGAGATGATGACGCCCTCGAGAAACAGGAATGGATCCTCAATCTATTCCCCGATCTCAAGACACTTTGGCATCGGAAGTCCGGCCTGTTAAGCGGAGGTCAGAAGCAGATGCTGGCTTTGGCAAGAGCGTATGTCGGGGATAATGAACTGCTGTTGGTCGATGAGCCCAGCAAGGGGCTGGCGCCTATCGTCGTGGAGAAGGTCATGCAGGCCATCAAGCAGATGAAGGAAAAAACAACCGTGCTGCTTGTCGAGCAAAATTTTTTCATGGCCAGCACGATTGGCGACCGGTTTTATATCGTGGATGAGGGAAGAATTGTACACCACGGCGAAATGAAGGAACTCAAAGAAGACCAGGACGCGCGTAAGAAATACTTGGGGATAGCGTAAAGGCGGTTGGAAGCATGGATGTGATCATCAGTTTATTCGTCAATGGGCTGGCCACCGGTATGCTGATCTTTTTACTGGCGGCTGGTCTCTCATTAATATTCGGTTTGATGGACGTACTGAATTTTGGCCATGGCGGATTGTTTGCTTGGGGCGCTTATATGGGCGTTTGGGTTTATATGCGTACCGGGAGCTTTATTCTGGCTATTATCGGAGCCGTCCTGGCAGGTGTTGCGATAGGGTGGATCATGGAGCGGTGGATCATTCGGCCCGTCTATGGGAACCATCTGCAGCAAATATTGGTGACATTGGGCGTTATGCTCGTCCTCACCGAAATGCTCAAGGTTGTCTGGGGACCCAGCCAGCTGAGCGCGGTTGTACCTCCTTATCTGGATGGCAGTTGGCAGCTTGGCGGAGTCATATTGATCAAATATCGACTATTTATCATCATCGTCGGACTTCTGCTGTTTGTTGGATTGCAGCTGATGCTGAACCGAACCAAGCTTGGACTCGTTGTTCGAGCGGGTGTAATGAATAAAGATATGGTGCAGGCGCTCGGCTACAACATTAAACGGATTTTTTCACTCGTCTTTATGCTCGGTGCAGGGATGGCAGCACTAGGGGGCGTTCTGCTTGCTCCATACTCCGGAGTCATTTTCGCTGAAATGGGCATGCAGTTTGCGATTTTGGCGTTTATCGTCGTTGTCATCGGGGGAATGGGTTCGGTACAAGGTTCAGCGGTCGCTTCCGTTCTGGTTGGACTTTCGGGGGCTTTCATGTCTTATTATGCGCCAGATTTGTCTTTAGCGGTCAACATGCTGCTGATGGTGTTAGTGCTTCTGGTCAAACCTTCTGGATTATATGGATTGAAGAGGTGAAGGCATGCTGCAAAAAGTTTCACGTTATCCATTAGGCCTGTCGCCTGTCATCATTGTGATGCTGCTCGCGGCATTCCCGCTCATGAATGATTCACGCAGTATATTGATTCTCTTGACCAAAATATTTATCTTTGCCGTGTTCGCAATGAGCTATGATCTCCTGCTTGGCTATACCGGCATAGTTTCGTTCGGGCATGCCATGTTTTTCGGCATAGGCGCCTATTCGGTTGGCATCGTGATGAACCAGTTCGGCGATTCAATAGGCCATCTTCTGCTCGCATTGCTGATCGGCGTGCTATTGGCGGCGGCTGTCAGTTATGTAGTTGGCATTTTGTCCTTGCGGCTGCAAAGTCATTTTTATGCGATGCTAACGCTGGCCTTTGCCGGGCTCTTTACAGTATTAGCCGATAAATGGCGTTCTGTCACCAAAGGGGAGGACGGCTTTCCGTTTCCCGTCCCTGAGCTTATTCGGGACCGTATGTTCTTCTATTATGCTGCACTCGTATTTATGGTGGTGCTGTTCTTGCTGCTTCGCCGGTTTACACGCTCTCCCTTGGGGAAAGTACTGCAGGCCATTCGTGAAAATGAGCAGCGAACCGCTTCCCTTGGTTATCAGGTCGTGCATTACAAAGTGATTGCCAGTGTTGTGGCAGGTGTAGTTGCGGCTTTAAGCGGTGCCATGTACGGCATGACACTGCGATTTGTCAACACATCTGTTTTTTCCATGGACATGACGCTGAATGCATTGCTGATGACCATTATCGGCGGCATTGGTACGCTTTACGGTGGTGTCATTGGGGCGACGCTCATTGAACTGGCGCACGAGCTATTGACGAGTTTATCCAAGGTTCATCCGATTTTCGAGCGTTGGATCATCTTTTTCGGTTTACTGTACATTTTGGTCGTAATGGTGTTCCCTAAGGGCATCGCAGGAACGATTAAGCTATGGGCGCAGCGAAAAAAACCGCCATCGGCAAGAAAGCGAGATGATGTGTCATGGTAGAGCCGCAGGCAGTATCTTCCTTTGTTCTGCGATTTAGCCCGATCGAAGCGGCTGAAACGGAAAGTCAATGGCGTATACGCGTCACCCATGTTCAGGGAGAGGACGAGATTATCGTACATTCGCTCCCCGCAGCGATGAATTTTATAGAAGAGATCTTAAAAAGAGGGTAAAACACATGCACATTCCTGATGAATCCATCGGCATCCTAAGTACTGCGATCTATTTGCCCGAAACCTTTATGAGCAGTGCAGACATTAGCAAAGCATCAGGTATACCGCAAGACGTGATTGAGCGGAAAATGGGGATCACCCGCAAGCCTGTTCCAGGTCCTGATGATCACAGCTGCGAGATGGGGATTCGGGCGGCACGGGAAGCTCTTAGCAAAGCAAAGCTCGATCCGCTTGAAATTGATCTGATCATTTATATTGGCGAGGAGCATAAAGAATACCCTGTATGGACCGCTGCCCTAAAGCTTCAGCAGGAAATCGGTGCACTGAACGCATGGGGATTCGACGCTGCCCTGCGCTGCGGTACGACCATCATGGCGCTAAAAGTGGCAAAAAGCATGATGCTGGCAGACCCCGCGATCCGCACCGTGCTGCTGGCCGGCGGTTACCGCAATGTGGATTTAATCGATTACAGCAATCCGCGCACCCGGTTCATGTTCAATCTGGCAGCCGGCGGCGGGGCTCTATTGCTGCAAAAAGGCCATACCGAAAACCTGCTGCTGGAAAGCCACCTCATCACGGACGGCTCCTTCTCGGAGGATGTCATCTTGTGTGCAGGAGGCACCAAGAATCCGCTGACGGCCGAAGCGCTGGAGCAGCGTTTGAACTTCTTTGATGTGCCGGACCCGGAAGGGATGAAGCAGCGGCTTGAAGCCAAATCGATGGAAAACTTCCTGAAATCGATCCGGGAGTCCGTCGCTAAAAGCGGCTACACCGTGGAAGATATTCGATATTTGGCCATTTTGCATATGAAAAAATCTGCGCACGATTATGTGCTCGGCGAGCTTGGACTCAGCCAGGAACAGTCGATCTATCTGCACGAATACGGCCACATTGGCCAAATTGATCAAATATTAAGTCTTGAGCTTGCTGCCCGGCAGGGGAAAATCCAAGCAGGCGACCTTGTTGTCCTTGTCAGTGCCGGCATCGGCTATGCCTGGGGCGCCACCACATTGAAATGGGGATGAGAATATGGCGGAAATCACATTAAAATCGGTTATGCTTCCAAACGGAGAAACGATGGGTTACAGAGAGCGTGCAGGCGGTGACGAGGTTGTGCTGCTCGTGCACGGCAATATGAATTCCTCCAAGCATTGGGATGTTGTCATTGAAAATCTGGATTCTCGCTTCAAGGTAATTGCCGTGGATTTGCGGGGGTTCGGCATTTCCACCTACCATCAACCCATTGCGGATTTGACAGACTATACCCGCGATTTGAAGCTGTTTACCGAAGCGCTCGACCTGACCTCGATTTATCTGGTTGGCTGGTCAACGGGTGGGGGAGTCGTGATGCAGTATGCCGCCGACTATCCGGAGCAAGTCAAGAAGCTGATCCTGCTGGCTTCGATGTCGACACGCGGCTACCCTTTTTACAAAGACAACGAACAGGGAGTTCCCGATCTGGAACAAAGGATTACAACAAGAGCGGAGATCGGTCAGCTCCCAAGAACGCAGATGATTTCCAAGGCTGGGGAGGACAGAGATAAAGCGTTTATGAAAATGCTGTTCGATGCAGCCGTATATAATGGTAAGAAGCCTGATCCCGAGAGATATGAGGCCTACTTGGATGATATTTTAACGCAGCGTAATTTGGCGGATATTTATCACGGCCTTAATGTATTTAACATTAGCGATATCGACAATCCAGTGTCCAAAGGAACTGGGGCGGCTAGGCGTATTCAAGCGCCGACCTTGGTCATTCGGGGCAATATTGATTTGGTCATTCCGGAAAATATGGTGCAGGAAATTCTCGAAGACATTGGTGAGCGAGCTGAAGCCGTCTCTATGGACAATTGCGGGCACTCACCCTTAATCGACGATTTGCCGCAATTGCTTCGGCATATGACGAATTTTATGGAGGAATCGAATCCAAAATGAGACTTCAAGGGAAAGTTGCATTGATCACCGGAGGAGGCAACGGCATCGGCCGGGAAACGGCTGCGTTATTCATCAAAGAAGGCGCCAAGGTGTGCGTCGCTGACTATGATGAAACGGCCGGTCAAGCGGCTGTGGATGAGCTGAACGCAACAGCAGGGGACCGGGCCATATTCGTCAAGGTAGACGTATCGAGCGCCGAGAGTGTGGAGCGGATGATTGCTGTTGTTTTGGAACACTGGGGAACGCCGGACATTTTGATCAACAATGCCGGAATCACCCAGGACAGCATGCTGACCAAAATGTCGATTGAGCAGTGGCAGCGAGTCATTGATGTCAATCTGAACGGGGTATTCTACTGTACCCGCTATCTCGCACCGCATATGGTTCAAAGAGGCAAAGGGAAGATCATCAATACTTCGTCGATTGTCGGCGTGCATGGAAATATCGGTCAAACTAATTATGCGGCAACCAAAGCCGGGGTCATTGGCATGACCAAAACATGGGCCAAGGAGCTTGGACATAAAGGCATCCATGTAAATGCAGTGGCTCCTGGATATATAGAAACGAGCATGGTAGCGAATGTTCCTGAAAAGGTGCTGCAGCAAATGCTGGACAAAGTCCCGCTGCATCGATTGGGCCGACCTTCAGATATCGCTCAAGCCTATTTGTATTTGGCCTCGGACGAATCCGACTATGTGAACGGTACGGTGCTGGAGGTTAACGGAGGCCTTGTCATTTAATAAAGCATCATCCAAATATATCCCTCTCAATTTTTATGGACACCACTCTCTTTTTCTAGTACCATACTGATTAGAAGCTAGGTTTAATCAGACAGGAGGGAGTCCATGCTTCGACTCGGACAGAAAGTAGTTATTGTTGCTGATAGTTTTGAACAAAATCTCCCCATTGGGGAATATGGATATGTGATCGCTTATGACCGAAATGCGGATAACGTATTCGATTATGTTGTTCGCGTTCCCAGAGCAAGCAAGCAATTCTATGTTCCTTCTGAAGATATAGAGCTGGAAGAAGTTTTGCTGAGGCAGGAAGCCGATCGAATTGAAAGAGAAGCTTTGATTGATTTTGCTCTGGCCACCAATAATGAAGAGCTGTTCAACAAAGTTATGAATGGCGATGAGCCGGAAGCGGCTGTAGAGAAGAGCAAGGATGAGGTTCAATCCCATGAAGACTTCGTCAAACAAATCAATTTAAAGGCTTGGATCTAACAAGCTTTATCTATTTTAAAGCCGCCAAATGGTCTGCCCCGTCACTCGCTGGGGAGATCCCTTGGCGGCTTTTACTGTTGATAAGTTCAAGACTTATTTGGCTTGGTTCAACGTTCAATTGAAATCCAATTGAGTTCCAAAAATACTTAAGATATAATGAAATGCATGATTAGAGCTATAGAGAGGTGTGGAATGATGAGCATTACCATCAAGGATGTCGAGCATGTGGCCAAGCTGGCCCGTCTGGATCTGAAGGATAATGAAAAACAGCAGTTCACCGAACAGCTGAATGCGATTCTCAAATATGCGGAACAGTTGCAGCAGTTGAATACCGACAATATACCGCCAACAAGTCACGCTATGCCGCTGGTTAATGTCATGCGCAAGGATGAAGCCAAATCCTCACTCCCGCTTGAGAAGGTTATGCTTAATGCGCCCGATGAAGAAGATGGTCAATTCAAGGTTCCTGCGGTATTGGAATAGATGTAACTATATAGTTGGGAGGGTTTATCTTTGTCTCTGTTTGATTTCAGATTACAAGAGATTCACAACAAGCTTCATGCCAAGGAGTTGACCGTAACTGACCTTGTGGATGCAGCCTATACAAGAATTAATGAAGTAGATTCCAAGGTGCAAGCCTTTCTAACTCTTAATGAAGAAAATGCTAAAAAGAGCGCTAAGGAATTGGACGAGCAGATTAATACAAACCCGACTAGAGGTTTTTTATTCGGCTTGCCGATTGGACTCAAAGATAATATCGTCACTGAAGGATTAACCACAACTTGTGCAAGCCAATTCTTGTCCAACTATCATCCCATCTATGATGCTACTGTGGTGCAAAAGCTGAAAGAGGCTCAGACGGTAACGATTGGCAAGCTCAATATGGATGAATTCGCCATGGGGGGATCGAATGAAAACTCGTCCTTTCATCTTACTTATAATCCTTGGAATTTGGAACACGTTCCCGGCGGTTCAAGCGGCGGCTCGGCTGCTGCAGTAGCTTCCGGCGAAGTTTATTTCTCCCTTGGCTCCGATACAGGCGGTTCGATCCGCCAACCAGCCGCTTATTGCGGAATTGTCGGCCTGAAACCAACGTATGGCCTGGTATCTCGCTTTGGACTGGTTGCTTTTGCTTCCTCGCTTGATCAGATTGGTCCGCTTACCAAAAATGTAGAAGATTCGGCGTATTTGCTTCAAGCTATAACAGGTCATGATCCCAAGGACTCCACCTCCGCAAAGGTGGACATTCCTGATTATATCAGTTCCTTAACCGGAGATGTGAGAGGTCTTCGCATCGCAGTGCCGAAGGAATATTTGGGCAAAGGAATCGATCCGGCCGTCAAAGAAAGAGTGCTCGAGGCCTTAAAGGTGCTTGAGGGATTGGGCGCAATCTGGGAAGAGGTATCGATGCCTCATTCCGATTACGCGGTTGCCACTTATTATTTGCTCTCATCTTCAGAAGCTTCCTCCAATTTGGCCCGCTTTGACGGGGTTCGCTATGGCGTCCGTTCCGAGCAAGCAAACAATTTGCTCGATGTATATCAAATGTCCCGCAGTGAAGGCTTTGGGCCTGAAGTGAAGCGTCGCATCATGCTGGGCACCTATGCTTTAAGCTCCGGTTATTACGATGCTTACTATTTAAAAGCACAAAAAGTCAGGACATTAATCAAGCAGGATTTTGACAACGTATTTGAAAAGTATGACGTCGTTATCGGACCTACAGCTCCGACCACCGCCTTTAAGATTGGCGAGCAAACGGACGATCCGTTAACGATGTATCTGAACGATATTCTAACCATTCCCGTGAGCTTGGCAGGAATTCCGGCCATCAGCGTGCCTTGCGGCTTTGTGAACGGTCTGCCGGTAGGCTTGCAGATTATCGGCAAGGCACTGGACGAGTCAACGGTTCTGCGCGTAGCGCACGCTTTTGAACAGCATTCCGAGCATCATAAAGCGCGTCCGCAGCTTTAAACGTGAATGAACTTTACAAACTGAACGTTCTATCCAATGAAGGAGGCTTTCATTTTGACTGCAACAACTGATACCCAATTTGAAACCGTAATTGGTTTGGAAGTGCACGTAGAGCTGCATACCGCATCCAAAATCTTTTGCGGCTGCTCGACATCCTTCGGCGCGCCTCCTAACTCGCATACTTGTCCGGTATGTCTCGGACACCCGGGCGTGCTGCCTGTGCTTAACCGCCAGGCTGTGGAGTATGCAATGAAAGCGTCTATGGCGCTCAATTGCGTCATTGCGACTGACAGTAAATTTGATCGCAAAAACTACTTTTATCCGGATTCGCCGAAAGCTTATCAGATTTCGCAATATGACAAACCCATCGGAGAGCATGGCTGGATTGATATTGAAGTAGGCGGCGAAACCAAGCGAATCGGGATTACCCGCGTTCATCTTGAAGAGGATGCAGGCAAGCTGACTCACGTGGATGGCGGCTATGCATCTCTGGTCGATTTTAACCGCGTAGGTACGCCTCTCATAGAAATCGTATCCGAGCCGGACCTGCGTTCCCCTGAGGAAGCGCGGGCATATTTGGAGAAAATCAAAGCGATCATGCAGTATTGCGACGTATCCGATGTGAAAATGGAAGAAGGCTCGCTGCGCTGCGATGCCAATGTCAGCCTGCGTCCCTACGGCCAAGAGCAGTTTGGCACCAAGGCGGAGCTGAAGAACATGAATTCTTTCCGCGGCGTGCAAAGAGGCCTTGAATATGAAGAGCTTCGTCAAGCTGAAGTGCTCCGCAGCGGTGGCAGCATCATTCAGGAGACCCGCCGCTGGGATGAGGGTCAGGGTAAGACTCTG includes:
- the fabG gene encoding 3-oxoacyl-ACP reductase FabG, coding for MRLQGKVALITGGGNGIGRETAALFIKEGAKVCVADYDETAGQAAVDELNATAGDRAIFVKVDVSSAESVERMIAVVLEHWGTPDILINNAGITQDSMLTKMSIEQWQRVIDVNLNGVFYCTRYLAPHMVQRGKGKIINTSSIVGVHGNIGQTNYAATKAGVIGMTKTWAKELGHKGIHVNAVAPGYIETSMVANVPEKVLQQMLDKVPLHRLGRPSDIAQAYLYLASDESDYVNGTVLEVNGGLVI
- the gatA gene encoding Asp-tRNA(Asn)/Glu-tRNA(Gln) amidotransferase subunit GatA; protein product: MSLFDFRLQEIHNKLHAKELTVTDLVDAAYTRINEVDSKVQAFLTLNEENAKKSAKELDEQINTNPTRGFLFGLPIGLKDNIVTEGLTTTCASQFLSNYHPIYDATVVQKLKEAQTVTIGKLNMDEFAMGGSNENSSFHLTYNPWNLEHVPGGSSGGSAAAVASGEVYFSLGSDTGGSIRQPAAYCGIVGLKPTYGLVSRFGLVAFASSLDQIGPLTKNVEDSAYLLQAITGHDPKDSTSAKVDIPDYISSLTGDVRGLRIAVPKEYLGKGIDPAVKERVLEALKVLEGLGAIWEEVSMPHSDYAVATYYLLSSSEASSNLARFDGVRYGVRSEQANNLLDVYQMSRSEGFGPEVKRRIMLGTYALSSGYYDAYYLKAQKVRTLIKQDFDNVFEKYDVVIGPTAPTTAFKIGEQTDDPLTMYLNDILTIPVSLAGIPAISVPCGFVNGLPVGLQIIGKALDESTVLRVAHAFEQHSEHHKARPQL
- a CDS encoding branched-chain amino acid ABC transporter permease; amino-acid sequence: MLQKVSRYPLGLSPVIIVMLLAAFPLMNDSRSILILLTKIFIFAVFAMSYDLLLGYTGIVSFGHAMFFGIGAYSVGIVMNQFGDSIGHLLLALLIGVLLAAAVSYVVGILSLRLQSHFYAMLTLAFAGLFTVLADKWRSVTKGEDGFPFPVPELIRDRMFFYYAALVFMVVLFLLLRRFTRSPLGKVLQAIRENEQRTASLGYQVVHYKVIASVVAGVVAALSGAMYGMTLRFVNTSVFSMDMTLNALLMTIIGGIGTLYGGVIGATLIELAHELLTSLSKVHPIFERWIIFFGLLYILVVMVFPKGIAGTIKLWAQRKKPPSARKRDDVSW
- a CDS encoding 3-oxoacyl-ACP synthase, whose translation is MHIPDESIGILSTAIYLPETFMSSADISKASGIPQDVIERKMGITRKPVPGPDDHSCEMGIRAAREALSKAKLDPLEIDLIIYIGEEHKEYPVWTAALKLQQEIGALNAWGFDAALRCGTTIMALKVAKSMMLADPAIRTVLLAGGYRNVDLIDYSNPRTRFMFNLAAGGGALLLQKGHTENLLLESHLITDGSFSEDVILCAGGTKNPLTAEALEQRLNFFDVPDPEGMKQRLEAKSMENFLKSIRESVAKSGYTVEDIRYLAILHMKKSAHDYVLGELGLSQEQSIYLHEYGHIGQIDQILSLELAARQGKIQAGDLVVLVSAGIGYAWGATTLKWG
- a CDS encoding ABC transporter ATP-binding protein; translation: MTLLKVEQIETYIQQYHILQGVSFEVQKGEITVLFGRNGAGKTTTLRSILGLNPISKGRITFRGESIGALPTYEISRKGIGYVPEDQGVFKDLTVEENMRISILKRDDDALEKQEWILNLFPDLKTLWHRKSGLLSGGQKQMLALARAYVGDNELLLVDEPSKGLAPIVVEKVMQAIKQMKEKTTVLLVEQNFFMASTIGDRFYIVDEGRIVHHGEMKELKEDQDARKKYLGIA
- a CDS encoding ATPase translates to MLRLGQKVVIVADSFEQNLPIGEYGYVIAYDRNADNVFDYVVRVPRASKQFYVPSEDIELEEVLLRQEADRIEREALIDFALATNNEELFNKVMNGDEPEAAVEKSKDEVQSHEDFVKQINLKAWI
- a CDS encoding branched-chain amino acid ABC transporter permease, with the translated sequence MDVIISLFVNGLATGMLIFLLAAGLSLIFGLMDVLNFGHGGLFAWGAYMGVWVYMRTGSFILAIIGAVLAGVAIGWIMERWIIRPVYGNHLQQILVTLGVMLVLTEMLKVVWGPSQLSAVVPPYLDGSWQLGGVILIKYRLFIIIVGLLLFVGLQLMLNRTKLGLVVRAGVMNKDMVQALGYNIKRIFSLVFMLGAGMAALGGVLLAPYSGVIFAEMGMQFAILAFIVVVIGGMGSVQGSAVASVLVGLSGAFMSYYAPDLSLAVNMLLMVLVLLVKPSGLYGLKR
- the gatB gene encoding Asp-tRNA(Asn)/Glu-tRNA(Gln) amidotransferase subunit GatB, with protein sequence MTATTDTQFETVIGLEVHVELHTASKIFCGCSTSFGAPPNSHTCPVCLGHPGVLPVLNRQAVEYAMKASMALNCVIATDSKFDRKNYFYPDSPKAYQISQYDKPIGEHGWIDIEVGGETKRIGITRVHLEEDAGKLTHVDGGYASLVDFNRVGTPLIEIVSEPDLRSPEEARAYLEKIKAIMQYCDVSDVKMEEGSLRCDANVSLRPYGQEQFGTKAELKNMNSFRGVQRGLEYEELRQAEVLRSGGSIIQETRRWDEGQGKTLAMRGKEQAHDYRYFPDPDLVSLFIDQAWKDQVRATIPELPDARKARYTKEYALPDYDAQVITSSKKLADLFEESLTYTSDSKSVSNWIMGDLLAYLNANNLELTDVRLTGKGLGGMIGLIEKGTISSKIAKTVFKELLETGKDPQTIVEEQGLVQISDEGAIQAIVEQIVQANPQSVADFKAGKEKAVGFLVGQIMKETKGKANPGLVNKLILESLNKQ
- the gatC gene encoding Asp-tRNA(Asn)/Glu-tRNA(Gln) amidotransferase subunit GatC is translated as MSITIKDVEHVAKLARLDLKDNEKQQFTEQLNAILKYAEQLQQLNTDNIPPTSHAMPLVNVMRKDEAKSSLPLEKVMLNAPDEEDGQFKVPAVLE
- a CDS encoding alpha/beta hydrolase, which codes for MAEITLKSVMLPNGETMGYRERAGGDEVVLLVHGNMNSSKHWDVVIENLDSRFKVIAVDLRGFGISTYHQPIADLTDYTRDLKLFTEALDLTSIYLVGWSTGGGVVMQYAADYPEQVKKLILLASMSTRGYPFYKDNEQGVPDLEQRITTRAEIGQLPRTQMISKAGEDRDKAFMKMLFDAAVYNGKKPDPERYEAYLDDILTQRNLADIYHGLNVFNISDIDNPVSKGTGAARRIQAPTLVIRGNIDLVIPENMVQEILEDIGERAEAVSMDNCGHSPLIDDLPQLLRHMTNFMEESNPK